The Candidatus Korarchaeota archaeon NZ13-K genome segment GCCCCTCAGGATAGTGACGAGCGGCATCCCTGACATACCGGGAAGGAGCGTCCTGGAGAAGAGGAGGTACTTCATGGAGCATCTGGATCACCTGAGGAGGCTCCTCATTCTGGAGCCCAGGGGGCATGCGGATATGTACGGGGCCGTGATCGTGGAGCCCTCCTCAGGGGAGGCCCACTTCGGCGTGATATTCATGCACAACGAGGGATACAGCACGGGATGCGGGCACGCGGTCATAGCGCTGGCCAAGGCCGCCGTCCTCACGCGGGCCGTGGAGCCAGCGGAGCCGGAGACGGAGGTGAGGATAGAGACCCCCTCCGGCCTGGTCAGGGCGTTCGTGGAGGTGAGGGGAGGTGAGGTCGGAAGGGTGAGGTTCAGGAACGTCCCCTCCTTCGTCTACGCCTTGGATGAGGAGGTTCAAGTTGAGGGGCTGGGGAGGGTGAGGTACGACATAGCCTTCGGGGGCGCCTTCTACGCGTTCGTTGACGCTGAGGAGCTGGGGATCGAGTGCACACCAGAGGGCTACAGGAGGGTGATAGATGCCGGCATGAGGATAAAGAGGGCCATCATCGGGAGCAGGGAGGTGAGGCATCCGTTCGAGGAGGATCTCAGCTTCCTCTACGGCACAATATTCGTCTGTCCCCCTGAGGATGAGGGATCCCACAGCAGGCAGG includes the following:
- a CDS encoding proline racemase, which encodes MERILRRLIEWEPPAGWQIITTLDMHTEGEPLRIVTSGIPDIPGRSVLEKRRYFMEHLDHLRRLLILEPRGHADMYGAVIVEPSSGEAHFGVIFMHNEGYSTGCGHAVIALAKAAVLTRAVEPAEPETEVRIETPSGLVRAFVEVRGGEVGRVRFRNVPSFVYALDEEVQVEGLGRVRYDIAFGGAFYAFVDAEELGIECTPEGYRRVIDAGMRIKRAIIGSREVRHPFEEDLSFLYGTIFVCPPEDEGSHSRQVTVFADGEVDRCPTGTGVSARLPLLLARGEVRPGEELTFESIINTKFTGRIVDVVKYGPYDAVIPEVGGDAHVIARNAFILDPKDDLKHGFLLR